One window of the Macaca thibetana thibetana isolate TM-01 chromosome 1, ASM2454274v1, whole genome shotgun sequence genome contains the following:
- the LOC126953719 gene encoding bromodomain and WD repeat-containing protein 1-like encodes MAEPLSAQRPVPLADSGLCFLIARYLSAGSCRRAAQVLVQELEQCQLLRKRLDWEGNEHNRNHEKFVLSSKHVAPDHLLQICQAHRKKKKKEIPPRISRVASLFGAGRQPLLLTAKGDLI; translated from the exons ATGGCAGAGCCCTTGTCCGCTCAGCGCCCAGTGCCTCTCGCGGACTCGGGGCTGTGCTTCCTTATCGCCCGGTACCTATCGGCGGGCTCGTGTAGGAGAGCGGCCCAGGTGCTGGTGCAGGAGCTGGAGCAATGCCAGTTGCTGCGGAAGAGGTTGGACTGGGAGGGCAACGAGCACAACAGGAACCACGAGAAATTCGTCTTGTCCAGTAAGCATGTGGCTCCTGATCATCTATTGCAAATCTGCCAAGCGCATCG aaaaaaaaaaaaaaaagaaattccacccCGTATTTCAAGAGTCGCTTCTTTGTTTGGTGCAGGAAGGCAGCCTTTGCTACTTACAGCAAAAGGTGACTTAATTTGA